The Ktedonobacteraceae bacterium genome has a window encoding:
- a CDS encoding LuxR C-terminal-related transcriptional regulator, with protein MPRSSPYTLLWSEEHQQYELHIRGQVHRRFSSGESEAFSRWLSEQSSFAFAGQAGRVSVVKEARAAGDGYWYAYRTQDHHTRKRYLGPSARVTFARLEEQAKALTSLQPSPSLARTLATPASGQAISLLATRLTPPRLPLGLVERARLLRELDAILTHPLTLVSATAGSGKTTLLSAWVASASLQTGRELAPYAHMAVAWLSLETLDNDPIRFWTSCVASLQNCLPSLGVEALALLRAQEAPPLSTILVALLNEIMQFDREVVLILDDFHLISEQAIHEGLSFALDHLPANLHLVLATRTDPLLPLSRLRARGQLLEIRSGDLRFTQEESTTFLLHQMGLPLSQEDVTTLNSRTEGWIAGLRLAALSLRKQQDLSGWVSDFAGSHRYLLDYVQQDILAGLPVPLLHFLLQTSVVSRMNAALCHAITASPSLQDSQQMLEEAEQANLFVVPLDEQRQWYRYHDLFREALHVQLHASQPQLLPLLHTRAARWYETQGEWREAITHALAAPDHPLTASLMEQAAPHFWLSGEARTMQNLVLALPDSVLCGHVRLALNAALRFLNSVHISTETVHASMAAQVQRTITRMETILHGQEAHLLSEAEVALIERRLCLLHALLEARAILGHGNKERLRLLTQELEVLPRDDEAIWQLIPLSFAFWLALSLQQSSASLVEKLREALQWISKAGDHLVTFRVMTWLATAYLEAGQLQQAYRECLSALTLHEQISGGTPVAGYLLFALFNVSYAWNRLDEAADALRRLLRIAQDWQQVELLMIGERSTARLALARGDLRAAQEALQKAETLFGQEQFANNVRWVVDTRVQIWLTESNLNEASAWAAGAESTLSRESWDPLRKWEVLLLARVALAQQKPLQAVETLERFNWHQDQPADIEKTLEWMALYVVALLQAGKTEHAQTVAARLLAMTEPEGYIRLYLDAGPSMEKALTMLLEAQSERNASTGTISPSYVLRLLAAFEQVEDRLPHSSEAASTATHKTLNHSQQNAVQGGLIEPLSRQEQQVLRFLVEGHTYAEMAAALVVSPNTIKTQVSSIYRKLGVSRRAEAIAVVQRLHLL; from the coding sequence CGGAAGAGCACCAACAGTATGAATTGCACATCCGTGGGCAAGTTCACCGACGTTTCTCTTCTGGGGAGAGTGAAGCCTTCTCGCGCTGGTTGAGCGAGCAGAGTTCTTTTGCCTTTGCAGGGCAGGCTGGCCGGGTCTCTGTCGTCAAAGAAGCACGAGCGGCGGGAGATGGCTACTGGTACGCCTATCGCACCCAGGACCATCACACGCGCAAGCGCTACCTCGGACCCAGTGCCAGGGTGACCTTTGCCCGTTTAGAGGAGCAGGCCAAAGCGCTTACGAGTTTGCAGCCCTCTCCTTCTCTTGCTCGTACTCTCGCAACACCAGCGTCCGGGCAAGCAATCTCCTTACTTGCCACCAGGCTCACACCGCCGCGTTTGCCACTCGGGCTTGTGGAGCGTGCGCGCCTGCTCCGCGAGCTAGATGCCATCCTCACTCACCCGCTGACCCTCGTTTCTGCCACTGCCGGCAGTGGGAAGACCACCTTACTCTCGGCATGGGTGGCCTCTGCCTCGTTACAGACAGGGCGAGAATTGGCGCCCTATGCTCACATGGCTGTTGCCTGGCTCTCCCTGGAGACGCTGGATAATGATCCCATTCGCTTCTGGACATCCTGCGTTGCGTCCTTGCAGAATTGCCTGCCCTCGCTCGGGGTGGAAGCGCTTGCCCTGTTGCGCGCTCAAGAGGCCCCTCCGCTCTCAACCATCCTGGTAGCCTTGCTCAATGAGATCATGCAGTTTGACCGGGAAGTCGTCTTGATCCTGGATGATTTCCATCTCATCTCTGAACAGGCCATCCACGAAGGGCTGTCATTCGCGCTCGATCATCTGCCTGCCAACCTCCATCTTGTCCTCGCCACGCGCACGGACCCACTCCTCCCGCTCTCGCGGCTGCGAGCGCGCGGGCAGTTGCTCGAGATCCGTTCCGGTGATTTGCGCTTTACGCAGGAAGAATCGACTACTTTCCTTTTGCACCAGATGGGTTTGCCCCTTTCGCAAGAAGACGTGACTACGCTGAATTCCCGTACAGAGGGCTGGATCGCCGGTCTGCGCCTGGCTGCGCTCTCCCTGCGCAAGCAGCAGGACCTTTCGGGCTGGGTCTCGGACTTTGCTGGCAGCCATCGCTACCTGCTGGACTATGTGCAGCAGGACATTCTGGCGGGGCTGCCGGTTCCACTTCTGCACTTTTTGCTGCAAACATCAGTGGTGAGCAGGATGAATGCAGCCTTATGCCATGCCATCACCGCGAGTCCTTCGTTGCAGGACAGCCAGCAGATGCTGGAGGAGGCGGAGCAGGCCAACCTCTTCGTGGTTCCGCTGGATGAGCAGCGGCAGTGGTACCGCTATCATGACCTGTTTCGTGAGGCCCTGCACGTGCAGTTGCACGCATCTCAGCCACAACTGCTACCGCTTCTACACACGCGAGCAGCGCGCTGGTACGAGACGCAGGGCGAGTGGCGCGAGGCCATTACGCACGCTCTGGCCGCGCCTGACCATCCTCTGACCGCTTCCTTGATGGAGCAGGCAGCTCCTCACTTCTGGCTGAGCGGCGAAGCCAGAACCATGCAGAACCTGGTGCTTGCTCTGCCAGACAGTGTCCTATGTGGGCACGTGCGCCTGGCCCTCAATGCTGCACTGCGCTTCCTCAACTCCGTCCACATCAGCACTGAAACGGTCCATGCCAGCATGGCCGCTCAGGTACAGAGAACCATCACACGTATGGAAACCATCCTGCACGGGCAGGAGGCGCACTTGCTTTCAGAGGCAGAGGTGGCATTGATCGAGCGGCGTCTATGCCTGCTGCATGCCCTGCTGGAGGCCAGAGCCATCCTGGGACATGGAAACAAAGAGCGCCTGCGTCTGCTGACTCAGGAACTAGAAGTGCTGCCTCGCGATGACGAAGCGATCTGGCAACTGATTCCACTCTCCTTCGCCTTCTGGCTAGCATTGTCGCTCCAACAATCAAGCGCGTCGCTGGTGGAAAAGCTGCGTGAGGCCCTACAATGGATCAGTAAGGCCGGAGACCACCTGGTGACGTTCCGCGTGATGACCTGGCTGGCTACGGCGTATCTTGAAGCCGGACAGTTGCAACAGGCGTACCGGGAATGCCTCTCTGCCCTCACCCTGCACGAGCAGATCAGCGGCGGAACGCCAGTAGCAGGCTATCTGCTCTTCGCCCTTTTCAATGTCTCCTACGCCTGGAATCGCCTGGATGAGGCTGCGGATGCCCTGCGCCGCTTGTTGCGTATCGCACAGGATTGGCAACAGGTGGAGCTGTTGATGATCGGGGAACGATCAACCGCGCGCCTGGCTCTCGCGCGAGGAGATCTGCGTGCGGCACAGGAGGCGCTGCAAAAGGCGGAGACGCTCTTTGGGCAAGAGCAGTTCGCTAACAATGTGCGCTGGGTCGTCGATACCCGCGTCCAGATATGGCTAACCGAGAGCAACCTGAATGAGGCAAGCGCCTGGGCCGCCGGGGCGGAGTCTACCCTCTCCAGGGAAAGCTGGGATCCCCTGCGCAAATGGGAGGTACTGCTCCTGGCACGGGTCGCCCTCGCACAGCAAAAGCCGCTCCAGGCAGTCGAGACGCTTGAGCGCTTCAACTGGCACCAGGATCAACCGGCAGATATCGAAAAAACACTTGAATGGATGGCTCTGTACGTAGTAGCGCTCTTGCAGGCTGGCAAGACCGAGCACGCACAAACAGTGGCGGCTCGACTCCTCGCAATGACCGAGCCGGAGGGCTACATTCGCCTCTATCTGGATGCTGGCCCGTCTATGGAAAAGGCGCTCACGATGCTCTTGGAGGCACAATCAGAGCGTAATGCCTCTACCGGCACCATTTCTCCATCGTATGTGTTGCGCTTGCTGGCAGCCTTTGAGCAGGTGGAAGATAGACTTCCGCACAGT